The following coding sequences lie in one Aricia agestis chromosome 18, ilAriAges1.1, whole genome shotgun sequence genomic window:
- the LOC121736134 gene encoding uncharacterized protein LOC121736134 produces the protein MGIFTSCCRPSASEVLTPDAETRRRQQVEAAEKRRKEEAARGVKDPERVRRMQQRAEEMEKREQELSKDGGPNLRWSAD, from the exons ATGGGAATATTCACATCTTGCTGTAGACCTTCAGCGTCAGAAGTACTAACTCCAGATGCT gaGACGCGAAGGCGTCAGCAGGTAGAGGCAGCGGAGAAGCGGCGCAAGGAGGAAGCAGCTCGCGGGGTGAAGGACCCGGAGCGAGTGCGGCGCATGCAGCAGCGGGCTGAGGAGATGGAGAAGAGAGAGCAGGAGCTGAGCAAGGACGGAGGACCTAATCTGAGG TGGTCGGCTGACTGA
- the LOC121736132 gene encoding ATP synthase subunit b, mitochondrial — protein MLSRLALRSLLARPPACTALVARGAASDVTSTDQNLPRPVRGEPGKVRLGFVPEEWFQFFHSKTGVTGPYTFGVGLITYLCSKEIYVMEHEYYTGLSIFVMVYYATTRFGPKLGAWLDKEVDAYEKEWNQGRVDTIKGLEDAIAGEKKAQWSAEGQELLMEAKKENVLLQLEAVYRERMMNAYLEVKKRLDYQLEKSALERRIAQKNMVDWIVSNVTKAITPDQEKQTLDRCIADLASLAARK, from the exons atgctatCACGACTAGCTTTACGTTCAC TCTTGGCTCGTCCACCAGCGTGCACAGCTCTGGTGGCTCGTGGCGCAGCTTCAGATGTGACCAGCACCGACCAGAACCTCCCCAGGCCTGTCAGAGGAGAGCCCGGCAAAGTCCGCCTGGGCTTTGTTCCAGAAGAATG GTTCCAGTTCTTCCACTCAAAGACTGGTGTGACCGGTCCCTACACATTCGGTGTGGGTCTCATTACATACCTCTGCAGCAAGGAGATCTATGTGATGGAACACGAGTACTACACTGGTCTCTCCATTTTCGTGATGGTCTACTATGCCACTACACGCTTCGGACCCAAACTCGGTGCATGGTTGGACAAGGAAGTTGAT GCCTACGAGAAGGAGTGGAACCAGGGTCGCGTGGACACCATCAAGGGTCTAGAAGACGCCATCGCAGGGGAGAAGAAGGCTCAGTGGAGTGCTGAAGGCCAGGAGCTGCTGATGGAAGCCAAGAAGGAGAATGTTCTGCTTCAGCTCGAGGCGGTGTACAGGGAGCGCATGATGAATGCTTACCTTGAG GTCAAGAAACGCCTAGACTACCAGCTGGAGAAGTCTGCCCTGGAGAGACGCATCGCCCAGAAGAACATGGTTGACTGGATAGTGTCCAACGTCACCAAGGCCATCACCCCGGATCAGGAGAAGCAGACCCTGGACCGCTGCATTGCTGACCTCGCCTCGCTCGCCGCTAGGAAGTGA
- the LOC121736133 gene encoding ras-like protein 2: MSRHTDRPSQAQTYKLVVVGGGGVGKSAITIQFIQSYFVTDYDPTIEDSYTKQCVIDDIPAKLDILDTAGQEEFSAMREQYMRSGEGFLLVFSVADHASFDELLKFHKQILRVKDRYEFPMLLVGNKADLKEQRVVTLEKAQSLSRQLKVPYIECSAKARMNVDQAFHELVRLIRRFQEAERVHYKAEHRNKKRRCTIL, encoded by the exons ATGTCCCGACACACTGACAGGCCTAGCCAGGCGCAAACATACAAATTGGTGGTAGTCGGCGGAGGTGGTGTCGGCAAAAGTGCGATCACAATACAGTTCATTCAG agtTATTTTGTGACCGACTACGACCCCACGATCGAGGACAGCTACACCAAGCAATGTGTTATCGACGATATACCCGCCAAGCTAGACA TCCTGGACACAGCGGGCCAGGAGGAGTTTAGCGCGATGCGCGAACAGTACATGCGCTCGGGCGAGGGGTTCCTGCTGGTGTTCAGCGTCGCCGACCACGCCAGCTTCGATGAGCTGCTGAAGTTCCACAAGCAGATACTCCGCGTGAAGGACCGGTACGAGTTCCCCATGCTGCTGGTGGGGAACAAGGCGGATCTGAAGGAGCAGAGAGTG GTGACCTTAGAAAAAGCTCAGAGTCTCTCCAGACAGCTGAAGGTTCCCTACATCGAGTGCAGCGCCAAGGCCAGAATGAACGTGGACCAGGCATTCCACGAGCTAGTCCGCCTCATCAGGAGATTTCAGGAGGCCGAGAGAGTCCATTACAAAGCTGAGCATCGGAACAAGAAGAGACGATGCACCATCCTGTAA
- the LOC121736131 gene encoding cyclin-H, protein MFSTSSQKKFWTFSDESELARHREKHNINFIAKHGQHLDEYQRYNFFLSPEEERLLLKQYELHLRDFCKRFAPPMPKGVVGTAFHYFKRFYLYNSTMDYHPKEILATCVYLACKVEEFNVSIGQFVANIKGDREKASDIILNNELLLMQQLNYNLTIHNPFRPVEGFLIDIKTRCTLANPERLRGGIDEFLEKVFLTDACLLYAPSQIALAAVLHAASKEQENLDSYVTDTLFSNAGPDKLAILIEAVRKIRSMVKFVETPARERVRLIEKKLDRCRNQENNPDSEIYKRRMREVFDEDDPPQTGPSRMSLDTSGVNQVLSPSAS, encoded by the coding sequence ATGTTTTCTACGAGTTCCCAAAAGAAATTTTGGACGTTCAGTGATGAGAGCGAGCTGGCTCGGCACCGAGAGAAACACAACATCAACTTCATAGCAAAACATGGGCAACATCTAGACGAGTACCAGagatataacttttttttatcgcCAGAAGAAGAGAGATTACTACTCAAGCAGTATGAACTCCACCTCAGGGATTTCTGCAAGCGTTTCGCGCCACCTATGCCGAAAGGAGTCGTAGGGACCGCGTTCCACTATTTCAAGAgattttatttgtacaactcCACTATGGACTATCATCCGAAGGAGATTCTGGCCACATGCGTCTACTTGGCGTGCAAAGTAGAGGAATTCAATGTTTCTATTGGTCAGTTCGTAGCCAACATCAAGGGTGACAGAGAAAAAGCATCTGACATCATATTGAATAATGAACTTTTGCTTATGCAGCAGCTGAATTATAATTTGACAATACACAATCCTTTCCGGCCTGTGGAGGGCTTCCTCATTGATATAAAGACGAGATGCACATTAGCCAACCCAGAACGATTACGAGGAGGAATTGACGAGTTTCTAGAGAAGGTATTCTTGACTGATGCTTGTTTATTATACGCACCCTCTCAAATAGCCCTAGCTGCGGTGCTGCATGCAGCCAGCAAGGAGCAGGAAAACCTAGACAGCTACGTCACTGATACACTTTTCAGTAACGCAGGTCCTGATAAATTAGCCATTTTGATTGAAGCGGTCCGGAAAATAAGATCTATGGTGAAGTTTGTGGAGACACCAGCGAGAGAGAGAGTGAGGTTGATTGAGAAGAAGCTGGACAGGTGTCGCAACCAGGAGAATAATCCTGACAGCGAGATTTATAAGAGGAGAATGAGGGAGGTGTTTGACGAAGATGATCCTCCGCAGACTGGGCCTAGCAGGATGTCACTGGACACAAGCGGTGTGAACCAAGTGCTGTCTCCGTCCGCGTCATAA